Proteins found in one Muribaculum gordoncarteri genomic segment:
- a CDS encoding helix-turn-helix domain-containing protein produces MSSNIQIEKVCQWCGKNFIARTTQTAYCSKRCAEHAYKDRKRKEKMELCKEEVRRVQTGMKEIDEKEFLTPRQAAQYLGLCYKTFYIYINKGVIKAWKLNRKTLVKRSDIDTLFAATERTTIAREETPISEFYTTQEVLDKYQVSNGWFWKVCKEKKIPKTVYRGKNMWSKAHVDRAFAKKPTPEGITEWYTVAEIQEKFGMTLSAIYNLASKEGIPKTKVGKEVRYSKNHFDVAKGVAEPEPPAEYTIAEAMVKFGMTRDQLYHYVKTYKITRTKRGKFTYLSRKELDDLLAPPTI; encoded by the coding sequence ATGAGCAGTAACATTCAAATTGAAAAAGTCTGTCAGTGGTGCGGAAAAAACTTCATTGCCCGGACTACTCAGACTGCGTACTGTTCCAAACGATGCGCTGAACATGCCTATAAGGATAGAAAGCGCAAAGAGAAAATGGAACTGTGCAAAGAAGAGGTGCGTCGAGTTCAGACCGGGATGAAAGAAATTGACGAGAAAGAATTTCTCACTCCCCGTCAGGCAGCTCAGTATCTTGGTCTTTGCTATAAGACCTTTTACATCTATATCAATAAAGGTGTAATCAAGGCATGGAAACTCAACCGTAAGACCCTTGTCAAGCGAAGCGATATTGACACTCTATTCGCTGCGACGGAACGGACAACCATTGCACGAGAGGAAACTCCAATTTCTGAGTTTTACACTACACAGGAAGTTCTTGACAAATATCAGGTATCTAACGGCTGGTTTTGGAAAGTCTGTAAAGAAAAGAAAATCCCCAAGACCGTGTATCGTGGGAAAAACATGTGGAGCAAAGCCCATGTTGACCGGGCATTTGCAAAGAAACCAACTCCGGAGGGAATCACAGAGTGGTACACTGTTGCTGAAATCCAAGAGAAATTCGGGATGACACTATCAGCCATATACAACCTTGCTTCCAAGGAAGGAATTCCGAAAACTAAAGTCGGTAAAGAAGTACGCTATTCAAAGAATCATTTTGATGTGGCTAAAGGTGTGGCGGAACCTGAACCTCCGGCTGAATACACGATAGCAGAGGCTATGGTAAAGTTTGGCATGACCAGAGACCAGCTCTATCACTATGTCAAAACCTATAAGATAACCCGTACCAAGAGAGGCAAGTTTACCTATCTCTCCCGCAAAGAACTGGATGATTTGCTTGCGCCACCTACGATTTAG
- the mobA gene encoding conjugal transfer protein MobA has product MKKKTKYGRNPKLNPKTHCVMVRFDDVEWNRFLTMYEESNVYAKAVFLKAHFFGQKFKVLKVDKTMLDYYTKLSDFHVQFRCIGTNYNQVVKELRIHFSEKKAMVLLYKLEKCTIDLVKLSREIVELSREMEAKWQQRWDDSMA; this is encoded by the coding sequence ATGAAAAAGAAGACTAAGTACGGGAGAAATCCCAAGTTGAACCCGAAGACGCACTGCGTGATGGTGCGCTTCGACGATGTGGAATGGAACAGGTTCCTGACGATGTACGAGGAATCGAACGTGTATGCGAAAGCAGTCTTTCTAAAAGCGCACTTCTTCGGACAGAAGTTCAAGGTGCTGAAGGTGGACAAGACGATGCTGGACTACTACACCAAGCTGTCGGATTTCCATGTCCAGTTCCGCTGCATAGGCACGAACTACAATCAGGTCGTTAAAGAGCTGCGCATCCACTTTTCGGAGAAAAAGGCGATGGTGTTGCTCTACAAGCTGGAGAAGTGTACCATCGACCTCGTGAAACTGAGCCGGGAGATTGTGGAGCTTTCGAGGGAGATGGAGGCTAAGTGGCAACAAAGATGGGACGATTCCATGGCATAA
- a CDS encoding TonB-dependent receptor gives MRKVILSSLFLIPLLGYSQTEIPDSIEGKELNEVVVEASNQRTSSTSSTYIPMSRQKNTASDAISLLSQMAIPQLNVDPASQNVKTVSGQAVSIFIDYVAASAQDLSGMRTTDVKKVEYLIYPTDPRFRGAQYVINFVMQKYEWGGYTKLSADKWFGVNRSEASVYSKFSYKRMTFDLYADEIYLTNRHTGTQSTETFRFPDLYGKGPQTVERVSIPAALRYRNNSNDITFRALYNTDKTQISNTLSLAFTSIPRNDATTSLTYANDFLPGSTAKSVASSNNFSLNYNFEIYRSFGEKLGMNIESRYNYDHNTSNSDYTDNDFRIINDAKEDMHYVSATPCLVWNPNNHNSLMPYMHAEYSTTKINYFGNSPSHQDYDIWGYMAGVKYTYQQSQWSAGGLVGWVYADVDLSGTRIKDNYPQGNVFGTYSPNDKNQVEITYAFGKQVPDTYQKSPNMLQQDELMWYAGTPGLDNYWNHRADATYTWLPNNKWQLSLNGAYFIADNRVTSIYTPTAPNGTMLRQYLNDGNFSWTTVTANATAKFLGGKLIARVSPMYTHYSTTGEYAQKMDGLQCTAQLTWYFGNFYLFGWYIPLHGKTSARHPE, from the coding sequence ATGCGTAAAGTAATACTATCTTCGTTGTTTCTTATTCCTCTTTTGGGATATTCTCAAACAGAAATTCCGGATAGCATAGAGGGAAAAGAACTTAATGAGGTCGTTGTGGAGGCTTCTAATCAGCGGACTTCATCAACATCTTCCACTTACATTCCGATGTCGCGGCAAAAGAATACAGCTTCGGATGCTATATCGCTGTTGAGTCAGATGGCAATACCCCAGCTCAATGTTGACCCTGCAAGTCAAAATGTAAAGACTGTTTCGGGTCAGGCCGTTTCAATATTTATAGACTATGTCGCTGCCTCTGCTCAAGATTTGAGCGGAATGCGCACAACTGATGTAAAGAAGGTCGAATATCTCATTTATCCCACTGACCCGCGATTCAGAGGGGCGCAATATGTCATAAATTTCGTAATGCAGAAATATGAATGGGGTGGCTATACAAAACTTAGTGCAGACAAATGGTTTGGCGTCAATCGCTCGGAGGCCTCGGTTTATTCAAAATTTTCCTACAAGCGAATGACCTTTGACCTCTATGCGGATGAAATTTATCTGACAAACCGACACACAGGGACACAGTCAACCGAAACTTTTCGTTTCCCGGATTTATATGGTAAGGGGCCGCAGACCGTTGAGAGAGTTTCCATTCCCGCTGCTCTCCGTTACCGAAACAATAGCAATGACATAACGTTTCGTGCATTATATAATACAGACAAGACACAAATCTCCAATACGCTGTCGTTGGCATTCACCTCTATACCGCGTAATGATGCCACAACATCACTGACATATGCAAATGATTTCTTACCCGGTTCGACAGCTAAGTCAGTCGCCTCAAGCAATAACTTCAGTCTTAATTATAATTTTGAGATTTATCGCTCCTTCGGCGAGAAATTGGGTATGAACATAGAATCACGTTATAATTACGACCATAACACATCAAATTCGGATTACACAGACAATGATTTCCGTATTATCAATGATGCGAAAGAGGATATGCACTATGTGAGTGCCACGCCATGCCTCGTATGGAATCCCAATAATCATAACAGTTTGATGCCGTATATGCACGCTGAATATTCGACAACCAAAATAAATTATTTTGGGAATTCGCCGTCGCATCAGGATTACGACATCTGGGGATATATGGCAGGCGTGAAATACACTTATCAGCAAAGCCAATGGTCTGCGGGCGGTCTTGTGGGCTGGGTATATGCTGACGTAGATCTATCAGGCACACGAATAAAAGACAATTATCCACAAGGAAACGTTTTCGGCACATATTCTCCCAACGATAAGAATCAGGTTGAAATCACATACGCTTTTGGCAAGCAGGTTCCCGATACTTACCAAAAGAGCCCTAATATGCTTCAGCAGGATGAATTGATGTGGTATGCCGGAACTCCCGGACTTGACAACTATTGGAATCATAGGGCCGATGCTACATATACATGGCTTCCGAACAATAAATGGCAACTTTCTCTGAATGGGGCTTATTTCATAGCAGACAACCGTGTAACCTCTATTTATACTCCCACAGCTCCGAATGGCACGATGTTGCGGCAATATCTCAACGATGGTAATTTCAGCTGGACTACGGTAACGGCAAACGCCACTGCTAAATTTCTCGGAGGCAAACTAATTGCACGGGTTAGTCCCATGTACACGCACTATTCCACGACAGGCGAATACGCGCAAAAGATGGACGGACTACAATGCACGGCACAACTCACATGGTATTTCGGCAATTTTTACCTTTTTGGATGGTATATACCACTCCACGGAAAGACCTCAGCCAGACATCCGGAATAA
- a CDS encoding sigma-54-dependent transcriptional regulator yields the protein MDKTRIIVVEDNIVYCEYVCNLLAREGYHTVKAYHLSTAKKHLQQATDNDIVVADLRLPDGNGIDMLRWMRKEGKMQPFIIMTDYAEVHTAVESMKLGSIDYIPKKLIEDKLIPLLRSIQKERQMGHRRMPVFVREGSAFQKIMHRIRLVAATDMSVMIFGENGTGKEHIAHYLHDKSKRAGKPFVAVDCGSLSKELAPSAFFGHVKGAFTGADSTKKGYFHEAEGGTLFLDEVGNLALETQQMLLRAIQERRYRPVGDNSDRSFNVRIIAATNEDLEAAVSEKRFRQDLLYRLHDFVISVPSLRDCQEDIMPLAEFFREIANKELECNVGGFSPEARKALLIHTWPGNVRELRQKIMGAVLQAQEGVVTKEHLELAVTKPTSPVSFALRNDAEDKERIMRALKQANGNRSLAAELLGISRSALYSKLEEYGLKYKFKQP from the coding sequence ATGGATAAGACCAGAATAATCGTGGTGGAGGACAACATCGTGTATTGCGAATATGTCTGCAACCTGCTGGCACGGGAGGGCTACCATACCGTGAAAGCTTACCACCTATCGACAGCGAAGAAACATCTGCAACAGGCAACGGATAATGACATAGTAGTTGCCGACCTGCGCCTGCCTGACGGCAACGGTATAGACATGCTGCGTTGGATGCGCAAGGAAGGAAAGATGCAGCCGTTCATCATCATGACCGACTATGCCGAAGTACATACTGCCGTGGAGAGCATGAAACTCGGTTCGATAGACTATATACCTAAAAAACTGATAGAGGACAAACTCATTCCACTTCTCCGTTCCATACAGAAGGAGCGTCAGATGGGACACCGCCGTATGCCCGTGTTCGTCCGTGAAGGTTCCGCCTTTCAGAAAATCATGCATCGCATAAGGTTGGTAGCCGCTACCGATATGAGTGTGATGATATTCGGAGAGAACGGCACGGGCAAGGAGCATATCGCCCATTACCTACACGACAAGAGCAAACGTGCGGGCAAACCCTTCGTGGCGGTTGACTGCGGTTCACTCTCAAAAGAACTTGCGCCGTCGGCATTCTTCGGACACGTCAAGGGAGCGTTTACAGGTGCAGACAGCACCAAGAAAGGGTATTTCCATGAAGCGGAAGGTGGCACGTTGTTTCTGGACGAGGTGGGCAACCTCGCGTTGGAAACCCAACAGATGTTGCTCCGTGCCATACAAGAGAGACGTTATCGCCCGGTCGGTGACAATTCGGACAGAAGTTTCAATGTCCGCATCATCGCCGCCACCAACGAGGATCTGGAGGCGGCAGTGAGTGAAAAGCGTTTCCGGCAGGATTTACTCTACCGTCTGCACGACTTCGTGATAAGCGTGCCGTCGTTGCGTGACTGTCAGGAAGACATTATGCCGTTGGCAGAGTTCTTCCGTGAGATTGCCAACAAGGAACTGGAGTGTAATGTGGGCGGATTCAGTCCCGAAGCCCGTAAAGCATTGCTGATCCACACATGGCCGGGCAACGTGCGGGAACTTCGGCAGAAAATCATGGGTGCGGTATTGCAGGCGCAAGAAGGTGTTGTAACGAAAGAGCATCTGGAACTTGCCGTGACGAAACCGACCTCACCCGTCAGTTTCGCCCTGCGCAATGATGCAGAGGATAAGGAACGGATAATGCGTGCGTTGAAACAAGCGAACGGCAATCGGAGCCTTGCCGCCGAACTGTTGGGAATAAGCAGGTCGGCACTATACAGTAAACTTGAAGAGTATGGACTTAAATATAAATTCAAGCAACCATAG
- a CDS encoding DUF3987 domain-containing protein → MPSFDIAAEWRGILSRLIDIVPKVDADGEIISEDVPFSSDALDRLYQWQNEQTDRCNADGSDTLTSIASKLEIYAIRFSLLLALSDWACGSEKKMIEVDTVERAIRLAEYFRISASKVQGIISEDALTEMQLSVLSELPDGFTTAEGVAIAGKCGMPERSFKRFLRDRKGVLFIRNTHGNYTKL, encoded by the coding sequence ATGCCTTCTTTTGACATCGCGGCAGAGTGGCGCGGCATCCTTTCCCGGCTTATCGACATTGTTCCCAAGGTGGATGCAGACGGTGAAATAATATCCGAGGATGTTCCTTTTTCATCGGACGCTCTTGACCGCCTCTATCAGTGGCAGAACGAGCAGACCGACCGTTGCAACGCTGACGGCAGCGATACCCTTACCTCCATAGCAAGCAAACTCGAAATCTACGCTATCCGCTTTTCTCTCTTGCTGGCCCTCTCCGACTGGGCGTGCGGCAGTGAAAAGAAAATGATAGAGGTGGATACGGTGGAGAGGGCGATACGTCTTGCGGAGTATTTTCGCATAAGTGCCTCAAAGGTGCAGGGCATCATCAGCGAGGATGCCCTGACTGAGATGCAGCTCTCGGTTCTCTCGGAGCTTCCCGACGGCTTCACTACCGCAGAGGGTGTGGCGATCGCCGGGAAATGCGGTATGCCTGAGCGCAGTTTCAAGAGGTTTCTCAGAGACAGAAAGGGAGTGCTTTTCATCCGCAACACCCACGGAAATTACACCAAGTTATAA
- a CDS encoding phage holin family protein, with translation MEHHSLHEAMQALLSSLFCDFYDTMQGWLYAAIAFILADLRFGILAAKKRGDEIRGSRMRRRTMNKVLDYSCWMFVAYTCRNSFGALFGVPVVSAAIVMYVYLNELASIGNNYADYKGLKKKLNFWKLVPGRHDIERALEDVEPKSTVKDESVNT, from the coding sequence ATGGAACATCACTCTCTACACGAAGCCATGCAGGCGTTGCTCTCATCGCTCTTTTGTGACTTCTACGACACAATGCAAGGGTGGTTGTACGCAGCGATAGCATTCATATTGGCAGACCTTCGATTCGGCATATTAGCCGCGAAAAAACGTGGAGATGAAATAAGAGGCTCACGTATGCGCCGCCGCACTATGAACAAAGTACTCGATTACTCGTGTTGGATGTTTGTCGCCTACACGTGTCGCAATTCATTCGGTGCGCTATTCGGCGTGCCGGTCGTATCTGCCGCAATAGTAATGTACGTGTACCTCAACGAACTTGCAAGCATAGGAAACAACTATGCAGACTACAAAGGGCTTAAAAAAAAGTTGAACTTTTGGAAGCTCGTACCCGGACGGCATGACATTGAACGTGCCTTAGAAGATGTTGAACCCAAAAGCACAGTTAAAGATGAAAGTGTTAATACTTGA
- the mobV gene encoding MobV family relaxase, translating to MSYAVLHIIKANSSLNSIAKHIERTAHPENADLARTHLNRYNLVEYPDGITGLAAAVEHRISNAGITRKISDRQVRCLNLVMTSDNEGMQKIIDSGKLDEWIADNIKWARDTFGGDNVVGAALHMDERTPHLHIAVVPIVTAERKKKAREATAKKRYRTKAANRPRLCADDIMERGKMSRYQDIYAEAMAKYGLERGIRGSEARHIGQHEYYRDCMVKKKGLEEDIGNLSIEKRKLDKEKKSLESKVESLECRTTALDTRKKMLTQVNEEIRQQNNELYSENTRLTEANSSLAAENKSLADTNAGLSEESVRLAEQRKGLAEDTDRLTAEKKAYEAQTDEARKEARNAIRERDEAKAERDAQRKELGSNIANIFTGSKTKRLEAEIVRKDNEISEMKDRAEARERDLHREISNLSDSLRRQKEHEADTVRSYEWKIGNFVKFFPDAVAMLPAIEECQDVGLNDNSIKGLLSMNEYVLKSGTTLYYPFQRREVDASGAKVQIKRDPTDNKFHLHVNGTRIFQWLKDQWQRLTQTIKRGFGIR from the coding sequence ATGAGCTACGCAGTGTTACACATCATCAAGGCGAACTCGTCACTGAACTCGATAGCCAAGCATATCGAGCGCACCGCCCATCCCGAAAACGCGGACCTGGCGAGGACGCATCTCAACCGCTACAATCTGGTCGAATATCCCGACGGGATAACCGGGCTTGCGGCGGCTGTCGAACACCGTATATCCAATGCAGGGATTACCCGCAAAATCTCCGACAGGCAGGTTCGGTGCCTCAACTTGGTTATGACCTCCGACAACGAAGGTATGCAGAAAATCATCGACAGCGGCAAGCTCGACGAGTGGATTGCCGACAACATAAAGTGGGCGCGCGACACATTCGGCGGCGACAATGTTGTCGGAGCCGCACTGCACATGGACGAGCGCACTCCGCATCTTCACATCGCCGTCGTTCCGATAGTGACCGCCGAGAGAAAGAAGAAAGCGAGGGAGGCGACAGCAAAGAAGCGTTACCGCACAAAAGCCGCCAACCGTCCGAGGCTGTGCGCCGACGACATAATGGAGCGCGGAAAGATGAGCCGCTATCAGGACATCTATGCCGAGGCTATGGCGAAATACGGTCTGGAGCGTGGTATCCGTGGTTCCGAGGCGCGCCACATCGGGCAGCACGAATATTACCGCGACTGCATGGTGAAGAAGAAAGGTCTTGAAGAAGACATCGGCAATCTCTCCATTGAGAAAAGAAAGCTCGACAAAGAGAAAAAATCTCTTGAGAGCAAGGTGGAGAGCCTTGAGTGCCGGACAACCGCCCTTGACACCCGGAAGAAAATGCTCACGCAGGTCAACGAGGAAATACGGCAGCAGAACAACGAACTTTATTCCGAAAACACTCGGTTGACCGAGGCTAATTCTTCTCTCGCCGCCGAAAACAAATCGCTTGCCGACACCAACGCTGGACTGTCGGAGGAATCCGTCAGACTTGCGGAGCAACGGAAAGGACTTGCAGAGGATACCGACAGGCTGACCGCCGAGAAAAAGGCATACGAGGCACAGACTGATGAGGCGAGAAAAGAAGCCCGAAACGCCATCCGTGAGCGCGACGAGGCGAAAGCCGAGCGGGATGCGCAACGCAAGGAACTCGGCAGCAACATCGCCAATATATTCACCGGGAGCAAGACCAAGAGACTTGAAGCCGAGATTGTCAGAAAGGATAATGAAATCAGCGAGATGAAAGACCGTGCAGAGGCGCGGGAGCGGGATTTACACCGTGAGATATCCAATCTATCGGATAGCCTGAGACGGCAGAAAGAACATGAGGCAGACACCGTCCGCAGCTATGAATGGAAGATTGGTAACTTCGTCAAGTTCTTTCCCGATGCGGTTGCCATGCTTCCGGCGATAGAGGAATGTCAGGACGTGGGATTGAATGACAACTCCATAAAGGGGCTTCTCTCAATGAATGAATATGTCTTAAAGTCAGGCACGACACTCTATTATCCGTTCCAGCGGAGAGAGGTGGACGCTTCGGGGGCAAAGGTACAAATCAAGCGAGACCCCACGGACAACAAATTCCATCTCCATGTCAATGGCACCCGGATATTCCAATGGCTCAAAGACCAATGGCAACGGCTGACACAGACCATAAAGCGAGGCTTCGGAATAAGATAA
- a CDS encoding RNA-directed DNA polymerase, translating into MKRIGNLYEKIISLENLRLADEKARRGKLRSYGVRLHDKNREANIIALHEQLKNRAFVNSPYSTFTIYEPKERLIFRLPYYPDRILHHAIMNVLEPIWVSTFTVDTYSCIKGRGIHGAMRKVKKALRDKENTRYCLKIDVRKFYPSIDHDILKQVVRRKIKCADTLKLLDTIIDSTDGVPIGNYLSQYFANLMLAYFDHWIKEVKRIKYYFRYADDMVFLSSSKEELQALLKDIKAYLATLKLNLKGNEQVFPIAESRNDKHGRGLDFVGFVFYHNQTLIRKGIKKNFCRAAARLNKRSDISAADYKQQLCSWFGWAKVCNSKHLLKTIIKPQFYETCILR; encoded by the coding sequence ATGAAGCGAATAGGAAACTTATATGAGAAAATAATCTCATTGGAGAATCTTCGACTTGCCGATGAAAAGGCGAGGCGCGGAAAACTTCGCTCCTACGGTGTGCGACTTCACGACAAGAACCGTGAAGCCAACATCATCGCGCTTCACGAGCAACTGAAGAATCGGGCGTTTGTCAATTCGCCCTATTCGACATTCACAATCTACGAGCCGAAAGAACGATTGATTTTCCGACTGCCGTACTATCCCGACCGCATACTCCACCATGCAATAATGAATGTGTTAGAGCCTATTTGGGTATCAACATTTACAGTTGACACATACAGTTGCATCAAAGGTCGCGGCATTCACGGCGCAATGCGGAAAGTCAAGAAAGCACTTCGCGACAAAGAGAACACGCGCTATTGCCTTAAAATAGACGTGCGCAAGTTCTATCCGTCTATTGACCACGACATACTGAAGCAAGTTGTCCGGCGAAAAATCAAATGCGCCGACACGCTCAAACTCTTAGACACGATAATTGACAGCACTGACGGCGTGCCTATCGGAAACTACCTAAGCCAATACTTCGCCAATCTCATGCTTGCTTACTTCGACCATTGGATTAAAGAAGTCAAGCGTATAAAGTATTATTTCCGATATGCTGACGATATGGTGTTTCTCTCATCGAGCAAAGAGGAACTTCAAGCGTTGCTCAAAGACATAAAAGCATACCTCGCTACACTCAAATTGAATCTAAAGGGTAATGAGCAAGTGTTTCCAATCGCCGAGAGCCGAAACGACAAACACGGTCGCGGATTGGATTTTGTCGGTTTCGTCTTCTATCACAATCAGACGCTGATACGCAAAGGCATCAAGAAGAATTTTTGCCGCGCAGCAGCCCGATTGAACAAACGCAGTGACATATCCGCCGCCGATTACAAACAACAGCTTTGCAGTTGGTTTGGATGGGCGAAAGTATGCAACTCAAAACATCTACTAAAAACAATCATCAAACCCCAATTTTATGAAACGTGCATTTTACGATGA
- a CDS encoding Crp/Fnr family transcriptional regulator, protein MDKFNLYIDKIDLNFWRELCTKEGKLRSYKKGEYFLHRGETTKCVWGFIKHGYFKYSVIDSEGNIHITGFSFCDTPIGDYSSLVMNTPVAADIIAAKDSEVYVCNRNIVDELFEKEPKLHSAISDGFFIQAYDSFLNMYRLSAKEHYIHLLRCCPDILQNITLKELASYLQITPTYLSRIRKEITFGEK, encoded by the coding sequence ATGGATAAATTCAATCTCTATATAGATAAAATTGATTTGAACTTTTGGCGCGAACTATGCACCAAAGAGGGTAAGTTACGCTCATACAAAAAAGGTGAATATTTTCTTCATCGTGGAGAAACCACAAAATGTGTATGGGGATTCATTAAACACGGATATTTCAAGTATTCTGTGATAGACTCAGAGGGTAATATTCATATTACCGGATTTTCATTTTGTGATACTCCGATAGGTGATTATTCAAGTCTGGTGATGAATACTCCTGTTGCAGCAGATATTATAGCGGCAAAGGATTCTGAAGTTTATGTATGTAACCGAAACATTGTGGATGAACTATTCGAGAAAGAACCTAAGCTGCATAGTGCTATATCGGACGGATTTTTCATTCAGGCATACGATAGTTTTCTGAATATGTATCGTCTGTCTGCAAAGGAACATTATATCCATTTATTAAGGTGTTGCCCTGATATACTGCAAAACATCACACTTAAAGAATTGGCATCTTATCTGCAAATAACGCCAACATATCTTAGCCGTATTCGCAAGGAGATTACTTTTGGAGAGAAATAG
- a CDS encoding N-acetylmuramoyl-L-alanine amidase — MKVLILDNGHGKNTPGKCSPDKRILEYEWARDMVRRIAEKACLAGIHTEIVVPEESDIPLRERVRRVNALCAKYGTQNCALISVHINAAGNEGKWLNARGWTGWVAPKSSQKSKTLARLLYIEASRAGLQGNRLPSSSCYWVGNFAIVRDTKCPAVLTENLFQDNKDDVEYLVSESGKEAIATLHIDAIKKYFENN, encoded by the coding sequence ATGAAAGTGTTAATACTTGACAACGGACACGGAAAGAACACGCCCGGAAAATGCAGCCCCGACAAGAGAATACTTGAATACGAGTGGGCGCGTGATATGGTGCGCCGTATTGCAGAGAAAGCGTGTTTAGCTGGAATCCATACCGAAATTGTTGTGCCGGAAGAATCAGACATACCGCTAAGGGAGCGTGTGCGCAGAGTAAATGCGTTGTGCGCCAAATACGGAACACAGAATTGCGCATTAATCTCGGTGCATATCAACGCTGCCGGAAACGAAGGGAAGTGGCTCAATGCGCGTGGATGGACCGGGTGGGTTGCTCCCAAATCATCGCAGAAGTCGAAGACTCTTGCACGATTGCTATACATTGAAGCAAGCCGAGCCGGATTGCAGGGCAATCGACTGCCCTCATCATCGTGCTATTGGGTAGGAAACTTCGCAATCGTGCGTGACACAAAATGCCCGGCGGTGCTTACCGAGAATCTATTTCAAGACAACAAAGATGATGTTGAATATCTCGTAAGCGAGTCTGGCAAAGAAGCCATAGCCACGTTACACATTGACGCGATAAAAAAGTATTTCGAGAACAACTAA